In Camelus dromedarius isolate mCamDro1 chromosome 24, mCamDro1.pat, whole genome shotgun sequence, one genomic interval encodes:
- the MRM2 gene encoding rRNA methyltransferase 2, mitochondrial isoform X2 yields MAGPWRLVWASLQHQGFHTAGCCYRGRTGAEHLWLTRHLRDPFVKAAKVESYRCRSAFKLLEMNQRHQILRPGHRVLDCGAAPGAWSQVAVQRVNAAGTDPSAPVGFVLGVDLLHIFPLEGANFLCPADVTDPRTVQRIRELLPGGRADVILSDMAPNATGIRALDHDKLISLCLSLLDMAPDILPPGGTFLCKTWAGSQSRRLQKRLTEEFQNTRTVKPEASRKESSEVYLLATQYRRGKGAGL; encoded by the exons GCcctggaggctggtgtgggcctcCCTTCAGCACCAAGGTTTCCACACTGCTGGGTGTTGCTACAGGGGTCGCACCGGCGCTGAGCACCTGTGGCTGACCCGGCATCTGAGGGACCCATTTGTGAAGGCTGCGAAGGTGGAGAGTTACCGGTGTCGGAGCGCCTTCAAACTCCTGGAGATGAACCAGAGGCACCAGATCCTGCGGCCGGGTCACCGAGTGTTGGACTGTGGGGCGGCCCCTGGCGCGTGGAGCCAGGTGGCCGTGCAGAGGGTCAACGCTGCAGGCACAG ATCCCAGTGCTCCTGTTGGCTTCGTGCTTGGGGTGGATCTTCTCCACATATTCCCTCTGGAAGGAGCAAACTTCCTGTGCCCTGCTGACGTGACTGACCCGAGAACTGTCCAGAGAATCCGAGAACTGCTTCCCGGTGGGAGAGCAGATGTGATTCTGAGTGACATGGCACCCAATGCCACAGGGATCCGGGCCCTTGACCATGACAAGCTCATCAGCCTGTGCCTGTCCCTTCTGGACATGGCTCCGGACATCCTGCCTCCTGGGGGAACTTTCCTTTGTAAAACCTGGGCTGGAAGCCAGAGCCGTCGTTTACAGAAGAGACTGACGGAGGAGTTCCAGAACACAAGGACGGTAAAGCCTGAAGCCAGCAGGAAAGAATCATCAGAGGTGTACCTCTTGGCTACGCAGTACCGAAGAGGGAAGGGGGCCGGTCTGTGA